A window of the Enterobacteriaceae bacterium 4M9 genome harbors these coding sequences:
- a CDS encoding FAD-binding protein, whose protein sequence is MQHYDLAIIGLGPAGATLARLIAPHLKVIALDKKQSCGSDGFQKPCGGLLAPDAQRAFIRFGLNLPVSVIANPQIFSVKTYDLPTRTVRNYQRSYININRHAFDLWLKTLIPAHVDVRHDTLCRKVEPHNGGWRVHFSENGEDHSISARYLVGAEGANSLVRRTLYPGHKIRTYQAIQQWFHEQHPVPFYSCLFDNDVTDCYSWSISKDGYFIFGGAFPMKTGRERYQVLKEKMATHEFVFGEPVKSEKCLVLFPQKWRDFVCGRDNAFLIGEAAGFISASSLEGISYALDSADVLSQILNLGLANPNRVYDKKTQPLRMKLMGKIVKSRLLTSPWLRSAIMKSKMAHIAQR, encoded by the coding sequence ATGCAACATTACGATCTTGCCATTATCGGGCTTGGCCCGGCCGGAGCCACGCTGGCACGCCTGATTGCCCCGCACCTGAAGGTGATTGCGCTGGATAAAAAACAGTCGTGCGGCAGTGACGGGTTTCAGAAGCCCTGCGGCGGCCTGCTGGCACCGGACGCGCAGCGCGCGTTCATCCGCTTTGGGCTGAACCTGCCGGTCAGCGTTATTGCCAACCCACAGATTTTCAGCGTGAAAACCTACGACCTGCCCACCCGCACCGTGCGCAACTACCAGCGCAGCTATATCAACATCAATCGCCACGCCTTTGACCTGTGGCTGAAGACCCTGATTCCTGCCCATGTTGACGTGCGCCACGACACGCTGTGTCGCAAAGTGGAGCCGCACAACGGCGGCTGGCGCGTGCACTTTAGCGAAAACGGCGAGGATCACAGCATTAGCGCGCGTTATCTGGTCGGTGCCGAAGGCGCTAATTCGCTGGTGCGGCGCACGCTGTATCCAGGGCATAAAATCCGTACCTACCAGGCGATTCAGCAGTGGTTTCACGAGCAACATCCGGTGCCGTTTTATTCCTGCCTGTTCGATAACGACGTAACGGACTGCTACTCATGGAGCATCAGTAAGGACGGTTACTTCATTTTTGGCGGTGCGTTTCCGATGAAAACCGGGCGTGAGCGCTATCAGGTGCTGAAGGAAAAAATGGCGACACATGAGTTCGTGTTTGGTGAACCGGTGAAAAGCGAGAAGTGCCTGGTGCTGTTTCCGCAGAAATGGCGGGATTTTGTCTGCGGTCGGGATAACGCATTTTTAATTGGCGAAGCCGCCGGGTTCATCAGCGCCAGTTCGCTGGAGGGCATCAGCTACGCGCTCGACAGCGCGGACGTACTGAGCCAGATACTCAACCTGGGGCTGGCTAACCCTAACCGCGTTTATGATAAAAAAACGCAGCCGCTGCGCATGAAGCTGATGGGGAAAATTGTTAAATCCCGCCTGCTCACGTCGCCGTGGCTGCGTAGCGCCATTATGAAGAGCAAAATGGCGCACATTGCGCAACGCTAA